Proteins encoded in a region of the Pelobates fuscus isolate aPelFus1 chromosome 11, aPelFus1.pri, whole genome shotgun sequence genome:
- the LOC134578097 gene encoding phospholipase A2 inhibitor and Ly6/PLAUR domain-containing protein-like isoform X2, translated as MGSILGFLCMLSVLISTGYPLSCIKCVNIKGGSCTGSSVTCASDQVCMSSYGESSIEGIKVSEVFLRDCAPTSYCDFEGSITVESNLKTKMGISCCSTDHCTTPMPKLPTDKTEPNGLSCRVCLTTDSDWCTSSKTIDCTGDENMCILQSSKIIGSQNVTTALRGCTTKNVCDFDSSFLSFDSITIKWKILCTATKYW; from the exons ATGGGATCTATACTTGGGTTTCTGTGTATGTTGTCAGTTCTCATTTCTACAG GTTACCCATTGTCGTGCATAAagtgtgtaaatattaaaggtGGTTCCTGCACTGGTTCCAGTGTCACCTGTGCTTCTGATCAAGTTTGTATGTCTTCATATGGCGAAAGTTCCATAG AGGGAATTAAGGTATCAGAAGTATTTCTTAGAGATTGTGCCCCCACGAGCTACTGTGATTTTGAAGGAAGCATTACAGTGGAATCCAATTTAAAGACAAAGATGGGCATCAGCTGCTGTTCCACAGATCATTGTACAACACCAATGCCCAAAT TACCAACTGACAAAACTGAACCCAATGGATTGTCTTGTCGAGTATGTCTAACTACAGACAGTGACTGGTGCACTAGTTCCAAAACTATAGACTGCACTGGGGATGAAAACATGTGCATCCTACAGTCTTCAAAAATTATAG GATCTCAGAATGTCACCACAGCTTTACGTGGTTGCACCACAAAAAATGTCTGCGACTTTGACTCAAGTTTTCTATCATTTGATTCAATCACCATAAAATggaaaatactttgcaccgctACAAAGTACTGGTAG
- the LOC134578097 gene encoding phospholipase A2 inhibitor and Ly6/PLAUR domain-containing protein-like isoform X1 — protein MGSILGFLCMLSVLISTGYPLSCIKCVNIKGGSCTGSSVTCASDQVCMSSYGESSIEGIKVSEVFLRDCAPTSYCDFEGSITVESNLKTKMGISCCSTDHCTTPMPKLPTDKTEPNGLSCRVCLTTDSDWCTSSKTIDCTGDENMCILQSSKIIGPQNVTTAFRGCTTKNVCQFSSSTQSFDSLTMESTIQCTATKYW, from the exons ATGGGATCTATACTTGGGTTTCTGTGTATGTTGTCAGTTCTCATTTCTACAG GTTACCCATTGTCGTGCATAAagtgtgtaaatattaaaggtGGTTCCTGCACTGGTTCCAGTGTCACCTGTGCTTCTGATCAAGTTTGTATGTCTTCATATGGCGAAAGTTCCATAG AGGGAATTAAGGTATCAGAAGTATTTCTTAGAGATTGTGCCCCCACGAGCTACTGTGATTTTGAAGGAAGCATTACAGTGGAATCCAATTTAAAGACAAAGATGGGCATCAGCTGCTGTTCCACAGATCATTGTACAACACCAATGCCCAAAT TACCAACTGACAAAACTGAACCCAATGGATTGTCTTGTCGAGTATGTCTAACTACAGACAGTGACTGGTGCACTAGTTCCAAAACTATAGACTGCACTGGGGATGAAAACATGTGCATCCTACAGTCTTCAAAAATTATAG GACCTCAGAATGTCACCACAGCATTTCGTGGTTGCACCACAAAAAATGTCTGCCAATTTAGCTCAAGTACTCAATCATTTGATTCACTCACCATGGAATCGACAATACAATGCACCGCTACAAAGTATTGGTAG